Proteins encoded by one window of Streptomyces clavuligerus:
- a CDS encoding transglycosylase SLT domain-containing protein, giving the protein MSRISVRGFAVASATAVTTVGAVVGVASGNPQPSNQNLETTAADATLLTNIPMGQQAPVQVSSLAQQADAQAAAADTSARKAAEEDARVKAAQSAKDKRAAADAEAKKAAEAKERAEKEKREREERKKAEERASRDAARSGTASFAQQSSYTVAQVQSIARQIIPSGQFQCFSNIVQRESTWNYKAQNPSSGAYGLVQALPGTKMASAGADWRTNPATQIKWGLNYMNERYGSPCGAWSFWQANRWY; this is encoded by the coding sequence GTGAGCCGGATCTCGGTCCGGGGATTCGCCGTGGCGTCAGCCACCGCGGTCACCACCGTCGGAGCCGTCGTCGGGGTCGCCTCGGGCAACCCCCAGCCGTCGAACCAGAACCTGGAGACGACGGCCGCCGACGCGACCCTCCTCACCAACATCCCGATGGGCCAGCAGGCCCCGGTGCAGGTGTCGTCGTTGGCGCAGCAGGCCGACGCCCAGGCCGCGGCGGCCGACACGAGCGCCCGCAAGGCCGCGGAGGAGGACGCCCGCGTCAAGGCCGCGCAGTCGGCCAAGGACAAGAGGGCCGCCGCCGACGCCGAGGCGAAGAAGGCCGCCGAGGCCAAGGAGCGCGCCGAGAAGGAGAAGCGGGAGCGCGAGGAGCGGAAGAAGGCCGAGGAGCGGGCGAGCCGTGACGCGGCCCGCAGCGGTACCGCGAGCTTCGCCCAGCAGTCCTCGTACACCGTGGCCCAGGTCCAGTCGATCGCCCGGCAGATCATCCCGTCCGGTCAGTTCCAGTGCTTCAGCAATATCGTGCAGCGCGAGTCGACCTGGAACTACAAGGCGCAGAACCCGTCCTCCGGCGCCTACGGCCTGGTGCAGGCGCTGCCCGGCACCAAGATGGCCTCGGCCGGGGCCGACTGGCGCACCAACCCGGCCACCCAGATCAAGTGGGGCCTCAACTACATGAACGAGCGGTACGGGAGCCCCTGTGGCGCCTGGTCGTTCTGGCAGGCCAACCGCTGGTACTGA
- a CDS encoding PhoH family protein, with protein sequence MVNSTKRRLPDRRTYVLDTSVLLADPSAPTRFDEHEVVLPIVVVTELEAKRHHPELGYFARQALRLLDEFRIRYGRLDAPIPLGDLGGTIRVELNHSDPALLPAGYRLGDNDSRILAVARNLQAEGYDVTVVSKDLPLRIKASSVGLLAEEYRAELAITDSGWTGMAELPLTAEQVDLLYGEERLTLPEAGALPVHTGLVLQSERGKALGRVTADGGVRLVRGDREAFGIHGRSAEQRIALDLLLDPEVGIVSLGGRAGTGKSALALCAGLESVLERRQHQKVMVFRPLYAVGGQELGYLPGTEAEKMSPWAQAVFDTLSAVAGREVIEEVLGRGMLEVLPLTHIRGRSLHDAFVIVDEAQSLERNVLLTVLSRVGAGSRVVLTHDVAQRDNLRVGRYDGVVAVVEKLKGHPLFAHVTLTRSERSPIAALVTEMLEDGQI encoded by the coding sequence GTGGTGAACAGCACAAAGCGCCGACTGCCCGACAGGCGCACCTATGTTCTCGACACCAGCGTCCTGCTGGCCGACCCGAGCGCCCCGACCCGCTTCGACGAGCACGAGGTGGTGCTGCCGATCGTGGTGGTCACGGAGCTGGAGGCCAAGAGACACCATCCGGAACTGGGCTACTTCGCCCGGCAGGCACTGCGTCTGCTGGACGAGTTCCGCATCCGGTACGGACGCCTCGACGCCCCCATCCCCCTGGGCGATCTCGGCGGCACGATCCGCGTCGAGCTGAACCACTCCGATCCGGCCCTGCTGCCCGCCGGCTACCGGCTGGGTGACAACGACTCACGCATTCTGGCGGTCGCCAGGAACCTCCAGGCCGAGGGGTACGACGTCACCGTCGTCTCCAAGGATCTGCCGCTGCGCATCAAGGCGTCCTCCGTCGGACTGCTCGCCGAGGAGTACCGCGCGGAGCTGGCCATCACCGACTCCGGCTGGACCGGAATGGCGGAGCTGCCGCTCACCGCCGAACAGGTGGATCTGCTCTACGGCGAGGAGCGGCTCACCCTCCCGGAGGCGGGGGCGCTGCCCGTGCACACCGGTCTGGTGCTCCAGTCCGAACGCGGCAAGGCGCTCGGCCGGGTCACCGCCGACGGCGGGGTCCGGCTGGTCCGCGGCGACCGGGAGGCGTTCGGCATCCACGGCCGCAGCGCGGAGCAGCGCATCGCGCTGGATCTGCTGCTCGACCCCGAGGTGGGCATCGTCTCGCTCGGCGGCCGGGCCGGTACCGGCAAGTCGGCGCTGGCGCTCTGCGCGGGGCTCGAATCGGTCCTGGAGCGCCGTCAGCACCAGAAGGTGATGGTCTTCCGTCCGCTGTACGCGGTGGGCGGGCAGGAGCTCGGCTATCTGCCCGGTACCGAGGCGGAGAAGATGAGCCCCTGGGCCCAGGCGGTGTTCGACACCCTCTCGGCGGTCGCCGGGCGGGAGGTGATCGAGGAGGTGCTGGGGCGCGGCATGCTGGAGGTCCTGCCGCTCACCCATATCCGGGGCCGTTCGCTGCACGACGCCTTCGTCATCGTCGACGAGGCCCAGTCGCTGGAGCGCAATGTGCTGCTGACGGTGCTCTCCCGGGTCGGCGCGGGCTCCAGGGTCGTCCTCACCCACGATGTCGCCCAACGGGACAATCTGCGGGTCGGGCGGTACGACGGAGTGGTCGCCGTGGTCGAGAAACTGAAGGGGCATCCGCTCTTCGCGCATGTGACGCTCACCCGTTCCGAACGGTCCCCGATCGCCGCGCTGGTGACCGAAATGCTGGAGGACGGACAGATTTAG